The proteins below come from a single Streptococcus hyointestinalis genomic window:
- a CDS encoding DNA-3-methyladenine glycosylase I, with protein MRCAWVKESNPLYVHYHDEEWGIPCHDDGQLFELLCLETYQAGLSWETVLKKRAAFRVAFHQYDVDKVAEMSDGDLDALLDNPNIIRHKAKLYATRANAQAFLAVCDTFGSFERYIWSFTNFTPIVNQVDEQHPVPSKTPLSESISKDMKKRGFKFVGPVCIYSFLQAAGLINDHDNQCDFK; from the coding sequence ATGCGTTGTGCGTGGGTTAAAGAGTCCAATCCACTGTATGTTCATTATCATGATGAGGAATGGGGGATTCCCTGTCATGACGATGGTCAATTGTTTGAGTTGCTCTGTCTAGAGACCTATCAAGCTGGGCTGTCTTGGGAGACGGTCTTAAAGAAGCGTGCTGCCTTTAGAGTGGCTTTTCACCAGTATGATGTTGACAAAGTCGCAGAGATGTCTGATGGTGACTTGGATGCCCTTTTAGACAATCCAAACATTATTCGCCACAAGGCGAAGCTCTATGCGACAAGAGCCAATGCGCAAGCTTTTTTAGCTGTTTGCGATACTTTTGGTAGTTTTGAGCGCTACATTTGGAGCTTTACAAACTTTACGCCTATTGTCAATCAAGTGGATGAACAACACCCTGTTCCTAGCAAAACGCCTCTGTCTGAGTCCATTTCAAAGGATATGAAAAAGCGAGGCTTTAAGTTTGTAGGACCCGTTTGTATCTATTCTTTTTTACAGGCAGCTGGTCTTATCAATGACCATGACAATCAATGTGATTTTAAGTAA
- a CDS encoding IS110 family transposase: MKCFVGLDVSSTKLDVCIMLSDTTTPFTASLSNDLTGASEIKKHILELNETYSFERIVIGMEATSLYSFHPAMFFNEDSQLKALNVEVMVEQPNKIKKYRETFEESKNDTIDAFYIADYFRIERFSPAFLKEEKYLALQHLTRTRLQLIEQLTRTKQHFIENIYYKCNTLSTEIKNENLTTSLWSSTMISLMTKDYTLDELATVPLKDLADFIQKLGRGRFKAPDKLAKAIQAAIRGSYRLPKLQQDSVNVILGLLAREIRNLEQMIKDIDKAIEDMVEVIPEYQCLTSIPGVGKVYAAGIIAEIGQIERFKDHPQVAKYAGLNWKQNQSGNANSQNTDLVKRGNRYLRYYLVEAANSVRRHDSEYQAFYKKKYQEVPKHQHKRAIVLTARKFVRLVDALLRNRQLYTPPRRLMEDK; the protein is encoded by the coding sequence ATGAAATGTTTTGTCGGTTTAGACGTTAGTTCTACCAAACTTGATGTCTGTATCATGCTTAGTGATACGACTACTCCCTTCACAGCTTCTCTTTCCAATGATTTAACAGGCGCCTCTGAAATCAAGAAGCACATTCTTGAGCTCAATGAAACTTATTCCTTTGAGCGTATCGTTATTGGCATGGAAGCTACTAGTCTTTATAGCTTTCACCCTGCCATGTTCTTTAACGAGGATAGCCAGCTAAAAGCCCTAAACGTTGAAGTCATGGTGGAGCAACCCAATAAGATTAAGAAATATCGGGAAACGTTTGAAGAAAGTAAAAATGATACCATTGATGCCTTCTACATTGCCGATTATTTCCGTATTGAGCGCTTCTCACCTGCTTTTCTTAAAGAAGAGAAGTATCTAGCTCTCCAACACCTAACCAGAACAAGACTGCAACTCATTGAACAGTTGACAAGAACCAAACAGCACTTTATTGAAAATATCTATTATAAGTGCAATACCTTATCAACTGAAATCAAGAATGAGAACCTCACAACTTCTCTATGGTCTAGCACTATGATCTCCTTGATGACCAAAGACTATACTCTAGATGAATTAGCCACTGTTCCTCTCAAAGACCTTGCGGACTTTATCCAAAAATTGGGTAGAGGGCGATTCAAAGCTCCTGATAAATTAGCTAAAGCCATTCAAGCAGCTATTCGAGGCTCTTATCGTCTTCCTAAGCTCCAGCAAGATTCGGTTAATGTCATTCTTGGTCTTCTCGCTCGAGAAATCAGAAATCTTGAACAAATGATTAAGGATATTGATAAAGCCATTGAAGATATGGTCGAAGTCATCCCTGAATATCAGTGTTTAACTTCAATACCTGGTGTTGGCAAAGTTTACGCTGCAGGGATTATCGCTGAAATCGGACAGATTGAACGCTTTAAAGATCATCCTCAAGTCGCTAAATATGCGGGCTTGAATTGGAAACAGAATCAATCTGGGAACGCTAACTCTCAAAATACTGACCTTGTGAAAAGAGGCAATCGCTATCTCCGTTATTACTTAGTTGAAGCCGCCAACTCTGTCAGACGACACGATAGTGAGTATCAAGCCTTTTACAAGAAGAAGTATCAAGAAGTTCCTAAACATCAACACAAACGAGCCATCGTCTTAACCGCTAGAAAATTTGTGCGTCTGGTGGATGCGCTACTACGCAACCGCCAACTCTATACGCCACCAAGGAGGCTTATGGAAGATAAGTGA
- the ruvA gene encoding Holliday junction branch migration protein RuvA — translation MYDYIKGTVTKITANYIVVEASGIGYKINVANPYSFSNAMQQEILLPLHQVIRDDAHVLYGFHSEDEKEVFLNLISVSGIGPTTALAIIAVDDNDGLVAAIDTSDIKYLMKFPKIGKKTAQQMILDLAGKFVDVKSDAKSPKTKAAGNEELDEAMEALLALGYKASELKKIRAFFEGTSDSAENYIKSSLKMLMK, via the coding sequence ATGTACGATTATATCAAAGGGACAGTTACTAAAATCACAGCTAACTACATTGTCGTAGAAGCTTCTGGCATAGGCTACAAGATTAACGTGGCAAATCCCTACAGTTTTTCAAATGCTATGCAGCAGGAGATTCTTCTTCCACTACATCAGGTCATTCGTGACGATGCGCACGTGCTCTATGGCTTTCATAGCGAGGACGAGAAGGAAGTCTTTCTCAATCTCATCTCAGTGTCTGGTATAGGTCCGACAACAGCGCTTGCCATCATCGCTGTTGACGACAATGACGGGCTTGTCGCTGCCATTGATACCAGTGATATCAAGTACTTGATGAAGTTTCCTAAGATTGGCAAGAAAACGGCTCAGCAGATGATACTGGATCTAGCTGGTAAGTTTGTCGATGTCAAGAGTGACGCTAAGTCACCAAAAACTAAAGCAGCAGGCAATGAAGAGCTGGACGAAGCCATGGAAGCCTTGCTGGCTCTTGGGTATAAAGCCAGTGAGCTCAAGAAAATCCGTGCTTTCTTTGAAGGGACCTCTGATAGTGCTGAAAACTACATCAAGTCTAGCTTGAAGATGCTAATGAAATAA
- the mutL gene encoding DNA mismatch repair endonuclease MutL, with amino-acid sequence MANIIELPEILANQIAAGEVIERPSSVIKELLENAIDAGSSHITVEIEESGLKKMAVIDDGEGMLSEDVALSLRRHATSKIKKQGDLFRIRTLGFRGEALPSIASISRLSIKTASASESHGTLLIAEGGKILSQEPTSTPVGAKIVVEDLFFNTPARLKYMKSLQAELAHIVDVVNRQSLAHPQIAFELISDGRTLIQTSGSGDLKQAIAGIYGITTAKKMIEISAADLDFEVSGYISLPELTRANRNYITLLINGRYIKNFLLNRAILDGYGSKLMVGRFPIAVIDIQIDPYLADVNVHPTKQEVRISKERELMQLISQAIQEALKEQDLIPDALDNLAKASTRTKPKAEQTKLPLTSSKLYYDKEKNDFFMKEALVEESSQPLTVATNVDNDVKEDDKAKSVTVKYAERQTQTAQDGEHPDFNYQNKATVEKLLNKLENETKSTFPELDYFGQMHGTYLFAQGRDGLFIIDQHAAQERVKYEYYREKIADVDSSLQQLLVPYLFEFSSADFISLQEKMALLNQVGIYLEPYGENTFILREHPIWMKEEEIESGVYEMCDMLLLTNEVSIKTYRAELAIMMSCKRSIKANHHLDDYSARNLLVQLSQCQNPYNCPHGRPVLVHFSQSDMEKMFRRIQENHTSLRELGKY; translated from the coding sequence ATGGCAAATATCATAGAACTTCCAGAAATTTTAGCCAATCAGATTGCTGCTGGTGAAGTTATCGAACGTCCCAGCAGCGTTATTAAAGAATTACTCGAAAATGCTATTGACGCTGGTAGCAGCCACATTACCGTTGAGATAGAAGAGTCTGGTCTGAAAAAGATGGCTGTCATTGATGATGGTGAGGGGATGCTGTCTGAGGATGTAGCGCTTAGTTTACGTCGTCACGCAACGAGTAAAATAAAAAAACAGGGCGATTTGTTTCGTATCCGAACACTTGGCTTTAGGGGTGAGGCGCTACCGTCCATTGCTTCTATCAGCCGTTTGAGTATCAAGACAGCGTCAGCCAGTGAGTCTCATGGTACGCTTTTGATTGCTGAAGGAGGTAAAATCCTCTCACAAGAGCCTACGTCGACTCCTGTTGGGGCTAAGATTGTCGTTGAAGATTTGTTTTTCAACACACCTGCACGTCTCAAGTATATGAAGAGCTTGCAGGCGGAGTTGGCTCATATCGTTGATGTGGTAAATCGCCAAAGTCTCGCTCATCCGCAGATTGCTTTTGAGTTGATTAGTGATGGGCGCACACTCATTCAGACGAGTGGCAGCGGTGATTTGAAGCAGGCTATTGCAGGGATTTACGGCATTACGACAGCTAAGAAGATGATTGAGATTTCTGCTGCTGATTTGGATTTTGAGGTGTCAGGCTATATTAGTTTACCGGAGCTGACCAGAGCGAATCGCAACTATATCACCCTTCTCATCAACGGGCGCTACATCAAAAATTTCTTGCTCAACCGAGCGATACTAGATGGCTATGGCTCAAAACTGATGGTCGGGCGCTTTCCGATTGCAGTCATTGACATTCAGATTGACCCTTATCTAGCGGATGTCAATGTTCATCCAACCAAGCAGGAAGTCCGTATCTCAAAAGAGCGTGAGCTCATGCAGCTTATCAGCCAAGCGATACAAGAGGCTCTTAAAGAGCAAGACCTCATCCCAGATGCTCTTGACAATCTCGCCAAGGCAAGCACAAGGACAAAACCTAAAGCTGAGCAGACAAAGTTGCCATTAACCTCTAGCAAGCTGTATTACGATAAAGAAAAAAATGATTTCTTTATGAAAGAAGCCCTAGTAGAAGAAAGCAGCCAACCTTTAACAGTGGCAACGAACGTTGACAATGATGTCAAGGAAGATGACAAGGCAAAATCTGTAACGGTAAAATATGCCGAACGCCAGACACAAACAGCCCAAGACGGCGAACACCCAGATTTTAATTATCAAAACAAAGCAACAGTTGAAAAACTGCTCAATAAACTGGAAAATGAAACCAAGTCCACTTTTCCAGAGCTAGACTATTTTGGGCAAATGCACGGCACTTATCTCTTTGCTCAAGGTAGAGACGGGCTCTTTATCATTGACCAACATGCAGCTCAAGAGCGTGTTAAGTATGAGTATTACCGTGAGAAAATAGCAGATGTTGACAGTAGTTTACAGCAATTGCTGGTGCCATATTTGTTTGAGTTTTCATCTGCGGACTTTATTTCTTTGCAGGAAAAAATGGCACTCCTTAACCAAGTGGGTATTTACTTAGAGCCTTATGGTGAGAACACCTTTATCCTAAGAGAGCACCCTATCTGGATGAAAGAAGAGGAGATAGAATCAGGCGTCTATGAGATGTGTGATATGCTGCTTTTGACCAATGAAGTCTCTATCAAGACTTACCGAGCAGAGCTTGCCATTATGATGTCTTGTAAACGTAGCATCAAGGCAAATCATCACCTAGACGATTATTCTGCACGTAATCTTCTCGTGCAGTTATCTCAATGCCAAAATCCTTATAATTGCCCGCACGGGCGTCCGGTTTTGGTGCACTTTAGCCAGTCGGATATGGAAAAGATGTTCCGTCGGATACAGGAAAATCATACCAGCTTACGTGAACTGGGCAAATATTAA